From one Esox lucius isolate fEsoLuc1 chromosome 11, fEsoLuc1.pri, whole genome shotgun sequence genomic stretch:
- the si:ch211-51c14.1 gene encoding protein kinase C and casein kinase substrate in neurons protein 3: MTTLPLEDTPEDVNKQSFWMPGNYHRTVKRTEDAFQACNDIVACFQERARVERLYAQQLSEWSNKWKPLVDSSPLYGSLLQAWQCFLSSADRLSALHSSVCRSLVSEDGDRVRTWQKETFHKKLFGGFKESQDFDTGFSRAQKPWAKRLKKLDKARSAFHKMQRKEQIIRDRETHAKGNPDISIEKQKKIQEERELAQQETEKVRARYEKVLEEVTRYAPRYMEEMESIFDQSQEEERKRISFLKQAFLSIHRHLDVTNNESVKAVYNELHNTLMAINEQDDLRWWKNTHGPGMPTDWPQFQDWTPEKKSKKVKKHKEVEALQSTIERSVMIGGVRVRALYDYDGQETDELSFKAGEEFLKIEDEDDQGWCRGMKDGGREGLYPANYVQAL; this comes from the exons ATGACCACACTTCCTCTTGAGGACACCCCTGAAGATGTCAACAAGCAGAGCTTCTGGAtg CCTGGGAACTACCACAGAACAGTAAAGCGCACAGAGGATGCCTTCCAGGCGTGCAACGACATTGTGGCATGCTTCCAGGAGAGGGCTCGCGTGGAGAGGCTATACGCTCAGCAGCTGAGCGAGTGGAGCAACAAGTGGAAGCCCCTGGTGGACTCCA GCCCGCTGTACGGATCCCTTCTACAGGCGTGGCAGTGTTTCCTCTCCTCAGCCGATCGCCTCTCTGCCCTTCACTCGTCCGTGTGCCGTTCCCTGGTTTCAGAGGACGGCGACCGGGTCAGGACCTGGCAGAAGGAGACCTTCCATAAAAAGCTCTTTGGAGGTTTTAAGGAGTCCCAGGACTTCGACACAGGCTTCTCACGTGCTCAGAAGCCTTGGGCCAAACGTCTGAAGAAG CTGGACAAAGCCAGGAGTGCGTTCCATAAAATGCAGCGTAAGGAGCAGATAATCCGGGACCGGGAGACCCACGCCAAGGGAAACCCTGACATTTCTATTGAGAAACAGAAGAAGAtccaggaggagagagaacttGCTcagcaggagacagagaaa GTCCGAGCCCGCTATGAGAAGGTTCTGGAAGAGGTGACCCGCTATGCACCCCGCTACATGGAGGAGATGGAGTCtatttttgaccaatcacaagaggaggagaggaagaggatcagCTTCCTGAAACAGGCTTTTCTGTCCATCCACAGACACCTGGATGTCACCAACAATGAGAG TGTGAAAGCTGTGTATAATGAGCTCCACAATACACTCATGGCCATTAATGAACAGGACGACCTGCGCTGGTGGAAGAACACCCACGGACCAGGCATGCCCACTGACTGGCCTCAGTTCcag GATTGGACAccagaaaagaaaagcaaaaaggTGAAGAAACATAAAGAGGTAGAGGCACTACAAAGCACAATAGAGAGAAG tgtaatGATTGGAGGTGTTCGGGTCAGAGCTCTCTATGACTATGACGGACAGGAGACAGATGAGCTCTCATTTAAAGCAG GTGAGGAATTCCTGAAGATTGAGGATGAGGACGATCAGGGTTGGTGCCGAGGGatgaaggatggagggagggagggactcTACCCAGCCAACTATGTGCAGGCGCTGTAG